The Archangium primigenium genomic interval CTTCAGCCTGGTCAACGTCAACAGCGGCAAGTGCCTGGACATCTCCAACTCCAGCACGGCGGACTTCGGCATCGTGCAGCAGTGGGACTGCAACGGCACCGCCGCCCAGGCCTTCCGCCTGAACAGCAGCAATGGCGGCTACGCGCTGGCCAACGTCAACAGCGGCAAGTGCATCGACGTGCAGAACTCCTCGGTCGACGACGGCGCCAAGCTGGTCCAGTACGCCTGCCACGGCGGCGGCAACCAGACCTGGAACTTGCGGTAGTTGGAGGGGAGGGGGACGCGGGGGTCCGCTCGGAGACGGGGCCCCCGCCGTCCTCTCCTACCGGAGCGCGCGGAAGAACGCGCGCACGTCGTCGAGGAAGAGCTGCGGCTCCTCGACGGCGGCGAAGTGCCCGCCCCGCGGCATTTCCGTGTAGCGCCGCAGGTCGTAGCGGTGCTCCAGCCAGGAGCGCGGGGCCTGGAGGATTTCCTTGGGGAAGAGGGCGGCGGCCGTGGGCACGCGCACCGGCTCGGTCAGGCCCGGCAGGCCCGCGCCAAAGGTCTCGTAGTAAAGGTTGGCGGCGCTCGCGATGCTGTTGGGCGCCCAGTAGAACATCAGGTTCGTCAGCAGCCAGTCCTTGGTGAAGCGGCGCTCCACGTCGCCGTCGCAGTCGCTCCAGGTGCGGAACTTCTCGACGATCCACGCCGCGAGCCCCGCCGGGGAGTCCGCCTGGGCGATGGCGAGCGACTGCGGCTTGGTGCCCTGCACGTGGGAATAGCCGGCCTCGTTCGCCTGGTGCGCGGCCATGCGCTGGCCATACGCCTGGGCCTCGGCGCTCCGCTCCTGTCCCGGAGGCGGCCCGGCGAGCGGCATGTTGAGGTGGATGCCCGCCAGGTGGGCGCCATGGTTGCGGCCCAGCTCCATGGTGACGATGGCGCCCCAGTCCCCGCCCTGCGCGCCGTAGCGCCCGTAGCCGAGCTCCCGCGTCATGAGCTGGTCGAACGCCGCCGCCACGCGCGTGGCGTTCCACCCGGGCTCGCGCGGCTTGCCGCCGAAGCCGTAGCCGGGCAGGGCGGGAATCACCACGTCGAAGGCATCCGCCGCGTCGCCTCCATGCGCGGCGGGGTCCGTCAGGGGGCCGATGAGGTGGTGGAACTCCAGGAGGGAGCCGGGCCACCCGTGGGTGAGCAGCAGCGGCAGGGGCGAGGGCCCCGTGCCGCGCACATGCCAGAAGTGGAGGTCCACCCCGTCCACCTCGCACAGGAACTGAGGCCAGCGGTTGAGCGCCGCCTCGTGCACGCGCCAGTCGTACTTGTGGCGCCAGTGCGCGCACAGCTCGCGCACGTAGGTGACGTCGGCGCCATGGGCCCAGGAGGCGCCAGGCAGCGGCTCCGCATAGCGCGTGGCGTCCAGACGGCGGTGGAGATCCGTGAGGACCTCCGGAGCGACCTCGATGCGATACGGGCGGGGCGGCATGGCGCGACTCCTCCTGAGCGACTGCGGGGTGGGGCTACTTCACGAACTGACTCTCGAAGGTGACCAGCTGCGTCTCCAGCTTCCACTGCAGCGCGGCGCGCTTGTGGGCCGAGAGGAACGCCTGGCAGCCGGCCGACGTGGCCTCCTGGCCGAGCGTGTCCTGGGCGCAGGCGCCCACCGGCTTGGTGAAGTCGTCGCGCTGGGCCCAGAGGCTGTCGCCCTCCACGAAGGCGTGCTGGAGGCTCGCGCGCGCCATGTGCTTGAGCACCGTGTAGTCGAGCTTCTGGTCCGTGAAGGCCGCCAGGTACTCCTGGGTGATGTCGCCGCGCAGGATGCCCGAGTCATCCGTGGCCAGGGCCACCGGCACCTTGTTGTTCAGGTAGGAGGCGAGCGGGTGCTTGTCTCCCGCCGCGCCGAGCAGCACGCGGTTGGACGTCAGGCAGATCTCCACCAGCACGCCCAGCTCGTGCATGTCGTTGAGCAGGTCCTGCGCGCCATCGCCGGCGGTCTCGCCCAGCACGTCCACGCCGTGGCCGATGCGCTCCGCGTGGGCCTTCTCCACGGCCTGGCGGATGTGGAAGCGCAGGTGCTGCTGGTCCTGCGACTTGAGCACCGCGGGGATGAGCTCACCGGCGTGCAGCGAGATGTGGACCGTCTTGCGGCCCGCCGTCTGATCGTTGAAGTCGTCGAGCGTGCCCAGGGCGAACATCTCGTCCTCGTAGTAGGCGAGCGACTTCTCGTTCTCCTCGGGGGACACGAGGTTGACGCCCACCACCTGGGGCACGCGCTGGGCCAGCTCGTAGGCGTGCACCCACTGGCCGAACACGTTGGCGCGCTCCGCGGTGCGGTTGGCCGAGGACAGCAGGCGCAGCTCCACGTCACAGCCGGGGTCGGCCTGGGCCGTGTCACACTTGAGCAGCTCGCGCATGCCCTTGATCGTGGCGGCGATGCTGTCGGCCTGGCGGGTGAGGGAGGCCTGGAAGTCGGGCAGGGCGATGAGCTGCTCGCGCTTGGCCAGCAGCGTCGCCTTGTCCCAGGCGTCGCCGGGGCGGAAGAGCCCCTCGGCGAGCCGGCCGCCCGTGCTCGCGCCAAAGCCCTGCATCAGCTCCACGTACACCTGGTTCTGGTGCCCGGCGCGCGAGACGATGTCCGCGTAGCTGTCGTCGTTGCGCGAGTCGAGCTGCACCGCGCCGTACTTGCCGAAGGCGTCGAAGAAGTGCTGGTGGGCGTCGAGCAGCGGCCCCTGGAAGTTCTCCATGGACCAGGCGCCCAGCACGGCGTCGTGGAAGGCCGCGTCCTCCCACGCGCGCGACAGGGGCGTGGTGCCCGCGGCGCACGGGTTGCTGGCGACGTAGGTCGTCGTGTTCACGCACGCCCCGTCCTCGGCGCCCCACTGGATGAGCTTCTCGGTGGTGATGGCGCCCGAGGTGTGGCTGTGCAGGTCCGCGCCCTTGGGCATCTCGTAGAAGAAGTTGAGCATCGCCGAGGCGTTGCCGCGCAGCGACTCCAGGTGGTCGCGCACCGCGTCCTCGCGCACGGGCTCCGGCGCGGGCGCCGGCGGCGTGGGTTTGACATCTCCATTGCAGGCGTTGAGGCCCAGCGCCGCCAGAACTGCGAGTCCCAGGTTCTTGGTGTTCATCCGGTGTGTGCACGCGGCGGGGTCGGTGCCGCGTGGCTCCCCTTTGCGGAAGGCCCCGCACCTTACGGGGCCCACACCGAGGGTCCGGACGAATTCGCCAGAAGGATGTTCGGAAGGGGTGGTTCGTGCGCGCGCGACTGGAATTTCCCGTTGGGGATGGAGCGGGAGCGGCCCGCAAAAGAATCGGGGAGGAGCCGCCCCCAGCGACCCCTCCCCGACGGATGCCCTTTGCTCTCACTTCCCCCGAAGTGGTCCTGCCCCCGTTACAGCTCGGTTCCCGCTCTGAAAATGTTCGCCCCGTCCCGCCCGTCCAACCCCGCCGCCCGTCCTGCCCCGCCCGTCCCGCCCCGCCCCGCCCGTCTTGCCCCGTCCGACCCGCCCTGACTTCTTGCGTGAGTCCTATAGCAGGGCGCGTGCCAGGGTCCGCGGGCCTGGCGAGGCTCCTGATTTCAAGGGGTTGGACGCGGCCCGGGCCGGAACCTGCCCCGGAGGGCAGTAAGAGTTACGGCGGCGGACGTTGGGCGGGGAAGAAGTTTCTCCAGTCTTCAGGGTGCGGGCGCGGGAGCGCAGCTGTCCTGGGGCCGGAAGGGCAGGGACCACAGCTCGTGGCCGTGCACCCCGTCATTGGCGATGAAGAAGACGTCCCAGCTCGAGCGGGCGAACAGGCGGGGCTCGGCGTCCTGCAGGTGGATGGCCACCGCGTCGAGCGGCCAGGTGTTCTCCGCCGTGCCGTCGCTCGTCCAGGCCTGGTGGCCGAGGCCCGACACCCGCGCGGAGAAGAACAGGTGGTTCTGCAGGGCCACGAGGCCGCGGGGCTCGCCGCCTTCCGCGCCCGGCCGCAGGTCCACCACGAGCGTGGTGCCCACGGCGGTGCCGTCGCTCGTCCACAGCTCCCGGCCGCGCGCCTGGTCGTCCGCGCTGAAGTAGAGCCGCTCCCCGGCGACCACGAGCGACGCGGGCGAGGAGCCGGCCGGGCCCAGGGCGATGTCCGCCACGAGCACCGTGCCCTGGGCCGTGCCATCGCTCTTCCACAGCTCGTCCCCGAGGCTGTCCGTGTCGAACCCCCCGGCGCCCGCGCCGAAGTACAGCCCGCCGCCCATCGCCGTCAGGTCATGCGGCGGCGTGCCGGTGAAGCGCCGCAGGGCGGTGCTGCGCCAGGTCTTGGTGTCGGTGACGTACAGGTCCGTGGCGCCCCGGCCCAGGTGGTGCAGGTAGAAGAGCCGGTTGTTCACCGGCGTGAGCGTCGAGAAGGCCGTCTCCATCGTGGAGCTGAACAGCGGCGTCAGGCCGTTGATGAGGCCGGTGCTCTTCCAGAGCGTGGGCCGGCCCTGCGCGTCGTTGCTGACGAAGACGAGCTGGCGGCTCCAGGAGGTGAGCTGGTGGAGGCCCGCGTCACCCGGGCCGGGCACCAGCTCGTGCAGGAGGGCGGTGCCCGCCTCGGTGCCATCGCTGCGCCACAGCTCGCGGCCGTTCACCCCGTCGTCCGCGGTGAAGTAGAGCACGCCGTTGACGACGAGGAGCTCCTGGGGCCCCGCGCCCGCCTGCCCCGGCCACACGTCCTTCACCAGCACCGTGCCCACGTCGGTGCCATCGCTCTTCCACAGCTCGGCGCCGTGCTCGCCGTCGTTCGCGACGAAGTAGGTGGTGCCCCCCATCTGCACCAGCTCCCGGGCGCCCGAGCTCTCCGCGCCTGGCAGGATGTCCTTCACCAGATGGGTGCCCACCCCGCCGGGCCCGCTGCTCGCCCACAGCTCGCGGCCGTGCTCCCCGTCATCCGCGGTGAAGAACATGCGGCCGCGCAGCCCATCCACCAGCTCGCGCGGGTGCGAGCCGGCCAGCCCCGGCAACAGGTCCCCGCGCAGCGCCGCCGTCCGTCCGCAGGGCAGCCATTTGCCGCCCACCCGCGGCTCCGGGGTATCGGAGCCAGCAGCTCCCGAGGTGGACAGCATCAGCAACGCCAGGGTCGTGGACCAGGACAACATGTGGAAGCACTCCAAGTGGGTGTGTGTGGTCCATGGTGGGGTCCCTGGCTGGAGTGTTCATTCGTTCGGAAGTCGGGGCCTTTCCCCATCCACAAGACAGTCATGGCGGGGTCCTCGGCCCCTGCTTGCTCGGCAGGAGGAGGGCCAGTCCTGGCGAGCGTCCTGCTTGGTGGAATGAGGCGGCGCACCTTGCCCGCCGTGAGGAAGACACTCCTGTTGGCTGGTCTGATCACCGTGCTCGCCGCGTGTTCTCTCCCGAAGCCAGAGGGCTCCGAGCGCTCCGAGGACGTGTCGCCCTGGCCGCCCTCCGTGCCGAAGGGACCCGCGCAACCGCCACCCCCTCCGGTGGGAGCGGCGTGTGAGGTGCCCGCGCCGCTGCCCTCCGCGCCGACGCTCTCCTGGCCGGTGGCGGAGGCGTGGGTCTCCGCGGAGGCGCTGACGCTCCAGGTGGGGGAGGCGTCGGCTTCCGGGAGCGCGGTGCCCACGCGGGCGCGGTTCGAGCTCTGGTCCATGGAGGGTGACGCGCCGCTGGGGCTTATCTGGTCCGCCTCGAGGGAGGCGCCGGCCTCGCTCACCCAGGCACGGCTGGCCGAGGGCTCGTTCGTGGGCGGCAAGGGGACGCTGTCCGAGCGGAAGCGGTACGCGGCGCGGGTGCGCTACGGCTACGCACCCGCGTCATGCGAGGTCTGGGGCGGGTGGAGCGCCTGGCGCTTCTTCCGCGCGGATGACTCCTCCGGAGAACTCTTCGATGAAACGCGCGTGCTGGAGTTCCATCTCGACATCCCTCCGGCGTCCTGGGCCGCGATGAACGCGGAGGCCGTGCCGCCCGACTGTGTCCCGCACACGCGTGAGGACCACCGGGCCACCCTGCGCCTGGGCGAGCGGGTCTTCGAGAACGTGGGCGTGCACGTGAAGGGCGGTTGTGGCTCGGCGCGCACGCTCGAGGGCAAGGCGTCCTTCAAGGTGGACTTGGAGTGGGACGATCCCTCGGCGCCCGGCTGTCCGAAGTCACGGGAGCTGTTCGGACGGAAGAACCTCACCTTCGACAGCAACGTGCAGGACCCCACGCAGATGAACGCGCGGCTGGGGTACGCGTTCTTCCGGGCGTTGGGTATGCCGGCACCCCGGGTCGCGTCGGTGCGGATGTTCGTCAATGGCGAATATTGGGGCCTCTACACGCATGTGGAGTCGATCGACCGCAGGTTCCTGGCGCGCTGGTTCGAGGACAAGGACGGCGCGTTGTACGAGGGCGCGTACTGGTGCGACCTCCTTCCCGAGAACGTGCCGGGGCCGGGCGAGGATCCAAGCGGCTTCTGCCTGGAGCGCAAGCTCTCGGGCGAAGGCGTGTGTGGCTCGGGCGGGGAGGAGGACGGTTACGCGCCCTTGCGCGAGCTCACGCGGCGCCTGGCGGCCCTGCCCCCGGGCGGCTTCTACCCGCAGGTGGGCGCGTTCCTCGATTACGAGCGCTTCCTCACCACATGGGCCATCGAGGGGGTCCTCGCGCACTGGGATGGGTACTCGTTCGACACGCGCAACAACTACCGGGTGTACCGGGATCCCTCGACGGGCCTCTGGACGCTGCTGTCGGGCGGGATCGATCAAACGTTTGGTCACCGCTCGGGGCGGGGCGCGGGCCTGGAACAGGACCCGTGGGATGTGGCGGGTCTGCTCGCGGCGCGGTGCATGGAGGAAGCGGACTGCCGGATGGCCATGGCCACGCGGATGGAGGAGGTGACGCGGGCCTTCGCGACCGCGGGACTCGAGGCCCGGGCCAGGGACATCCGGAGTCAGATCGCCTCGGATGTCCACGCGGATCCGCGCAAGGAGTCGTCGAATGCCGGGTTCGACGCGGCCGTGGAGCGGACACTTCGTTTCATCCGCGAGCGTCCGGACCGGATGCGCGAGTTCTCGTCTCCGGACTGACGGCGTCACTCCTCGCGGGTGGGCTTCCTCTCCAGGAGCTTGCCCCCCAGGTATTGATAGTGCTGGGTGTCGCGTTCGATGTTGCTCTCGGCGCCTGTGTTCATGTCCACCTGGAGCCGCGTGCGGCGCACGGCGATGTCCAGACCCTGGTCGGAAGGCGTGACCTCGACCTCCGCGAGCGACGAGCGCTTGGTCGTCGCCTCCAGTTCATCGCGCCGGATATCCACCGCGAGCAGCTCCTGGAAGAGGGGGTTGTCCAGGCGGATGAAGGTCTTGCGGACCCCATTGAGCCGCGCGTCGCCTTGGAGCGAGTCCGTGATCTCCAGCACCGGCGGCGCCGAGGCGAATTCGTGAACGGTCAGGGTCTGGATCGCGCCCCGACGGGTCGCGGCCAGGACGCGCGCCTTCTTGCCAGAACGCGCCACCCACGCCACATAGCCCGCGCAGTCGGGGTCCACGGACGCGGAGTAGACGAGCATTCGCGAACTGTTCGAGGGGACCAAGCGACGTGTGAATCGCGCACACCAGCCGCGCCGGGCTTTGGGTGCTTTCGCGAAGAGGATCGCACCTGCCGCCTCGTCTGAGAGCAGTGCTTGCGTGCCCAGGGGCTCCAGACGGGACCGGAACGCGTAGTTGATGCTCTGCTTGTCCAGCGTGACCTTCACGACTTCCTCCGGGTTTCCCTCCCACTTCTTCCCTCCCTCGGAGGAGAGCACGGTGACGAGCGTGCCCGTCGCCACATGGGTCATGTCCTCCACCTTGGGCTTGCTGCCTCGGAACACCTCCAACCGCCGCACGGACCTCGCCTCGAAAGGGGCTTGGGCGTCATTCGCCTGAAGAGGGGTGGGCGAGGGCTCGGCTCGCGCGCTACTACTGGAGAGTGCCAGGACGGCCATGCGAAGCCAGTGGGCGCCGGGTCGGAGAGACGAGACGAAAGAAGTTTGTTTCATGTATCCGGGAGAGTGGCTTCCCGTGAGCGTACCGCGTGGGGCGAGTTCACCGCAAGTGTTGCGGAGGACATTGTGATTCCATGCAAGAGAATGCGGCGGGTCCCGGTGCGATGGCGCTTCGCTCAGTTCGGGTCTCCGTCTGCGGTCATGCGTTTTCCGAGGAAAAACCGCTGGAAGCATAAGCTGCGTAGCTGTTCTGGGCTCACTCGGGCAAGGGCCCTGTTCAGGTGGCGAGGCTTCACTGTGGGTGTTGACTGTTGAAGAGTTATTTGTGTACGTAGGATCCTTGGTGCGACGAGGCATTCAACGCGTGAGGGATCTTTCGTGATGCTGCGACGAGTCAAGATAATCGCTGCAAGCTGCGTTCTGTCGTTAGGCGGTATGGGCTCGGCCCTGGCGGGTCAGACCTATACGAAGAATGCGGATTTCGATTGGGGGCAGTTGAAAGGGGTCGATCATGCGCCGCCAAACGACGACCAGTTGCAGATCACCCTCGGCGACAATCCGATTCCGCCCCCTTTCATGTGGGTGGCCAACTTCGCCGATGGGACTGTCACCAAGATCAGCACGGATACGGGCGGACAAGTGGCCAAGTATCATTCTGTGCTGATGCGTAATTGGGATGGCTCCGTCCCGCAGGGGATCACGTTGCCAATCCCTGGTGCTGATTGCAATTCTCCCTCGCGCACGACCGTGGATGGAGATGACAATGCCTTTGTCGCCAATCGCGGATTTTGTACAGACAGTACGACCTATACGCGTGCGACAGTCACCAAGTTCGCGGGGTCGCTGGGTTATTGTGTGGATCGCAATGGGAATGGGTTGATCGACACATCCAGGGATGTCAACGGGGATGGCGTCATTGGCCGTGAGCCGCCTGAATTCCTTGGTCAAGCGGATGAGTGCATCCTGTGGACGCGGAATTACGCGGAGAAGGGGGACTTGGGTCGATCCGTGGCGATAGACGGAGATCAGAACATCTGGTTGGGTGGGTACAGTTCATCCAAGTTGTGGAAGCTGGATGGCAAAACTGGCGCCCTGCTTCAGACGATTGATCTCAACGCCGAAAAGGGAACCATCGCCAATATCTATGGACTCGCGGTGGGCCCTGAAGGATTCATCTACACGTCGGATTTGACCGCTAAAAGACTGAGGAAGATCGATCCCAAGGCGCCCGTGGGACGACGTGTGGTGGCCGAGGTAGGAGTGTCCACTCCCACCTACGGCCTCGCGGTCGACCGGGATGGCGTTGCTTGGCTTGGAAGCTGGGCAGACGAATCTCCTGGAAGAGGCGGCGTGCTGCGGGTGGACTTCAAAACGGGCAAGGAGGAAAAAATACTCGTGAGTTCCTCGACGGATTGCACGGGATTGACCCGTGGCGTGGCCGTGGCCGGCAATGGCGATATCTGGGTGGCTTGCTACAGCACGCATAAGTTGTTGCATTTCAGGCGCAGTCGGGTGACGGGAAGCGTGTTCTTCAACAAGAGCTATGCGACGGATAGCGGCACCTTGGGTGTGACGATCGACGATCATCAACGTATCTGGACGTCCAATTATGATACGAATTCGGTGACCCGGGTGGACCCCGGGGCGGGGCGAGTGCAGTTGTCTCGTCCAGCAGGTGGCATACCGTACTCATACTGGGACATGTCAGGTTATCAGTACCGTAATTCCACCATCCGCCAGGGTGAATGGGTGGTTGTTCAGGAAGGAGAAAGACTGGGCGCTCAGTGGGGAACCATCCACTGGAATCGTGAGTCGGCGGGCTCGGTCCCCGCGGAAACAGCCATCGAAGTCTCCGTACAAGCTTCGGATGATTCGCGAGCCTTGTCTTCCCAGCCTGTCTTTCCGGTGACCCGTGGCGTGTCATTCACGGGGGCTGGTGTGACGGGCCGTTACTTGCGAGTGCGAGCCGTTCTCCGCACCAAAAACCTCACGCAGTCTCCTGTACTGAGTGACCTGAGCATCATTCCCAGTTGGAGTTGGGGAGAGTCCCCCGCCTTCATGTGTGAAGGAACGGTGGACGGGACTCCGCCCCCCCACGTGCAGCCATGTGCAATACCACAGGTCGGCATTATTGCCCGATGGCAGGGTGTTCACTGTCGGTGGTTATACGAAAACCGCTCGCGTATTCAATCCGGCAACCGTGACGTGGAGCGACACCGCTCCTCCATCCACAGACAGGCGGCACCATACGGTGACCTTGCTCAATGATGGCCGCGTCCTGGTGACTGGAGGCTCTGGCGACAGGCCGGACATGAGCACGGAAATATATGTCCCGGTCCGCGATGCGTGGGTTGCATCCTCGGCCATGGGTATGGCTCGGGTGCGGCATACGGCGACGTTGCTGGAGAATGGTCGGGTTCTCGTGGTGGGGGGGGCGGGCATGGCGGGCGCCACGGCGGAGTTGTACGACCCGGTCACCAATGCCTGGATGAAGACGGGAAGTCCGCGAGAGGGTCGTCAAGATCACACGGCCACGTTGCTGAAGGATGGTCGGATTCTCGTGGTGGGGGGTGTTGATTCCAGAGGAACGTCCTTGGCGTCGGCCGAGATTTACGACCCTGTGACGGGTTCGTGGTCGGGAGTGGACACGCTTGCCATGCGCCTGGCCCGTACCGAGCACACCGCGACCCTGTTGGCGGATGGTCGGGTGCTCGTGACCGGCAACAAGCAGGGGGTCGAGGGAGCGGAATCCGTGGAGATCTTCGATCCATCCACGCACAAGTGGTCGTCTGCGGCCAGCATGCATAACAAACGCTCCATGCATGCGGCGGTGCTGCTGAAGACAGGTCATGTTCTCGTGTCGGGCGGGTATCACGACTACGAGCGGATTCTCAAGGAAGCAGAACTGTACGACCCTGCCACCGGCATCTGGCGCGCGGCCGGAGAGATGAAGCTGCCTCGCTACGAGCACTCCCTCACCTTGCTGCTCAATGGTGAGGTGCTGGCGATCGCTGGAATCGGCTCTCCGGAGGCGCAGACGTCCTCGGAGATCTTCTCGCCGTGAGTTCCTGACGCGCCCCTCTTTTCCGTCGAGGAATGAGGGGCGCGAGCCCTCAAGGACACGCGAAGAGGGTGTCCAGGGCGGAGAGCGCGGCCGGAACGTCCACGTCGTCCGGCCGGGCCTTGCCCACCTGGTTCACGAGTGCATCGGCCAGAGTGGGGTTTCTCGCGCGTGCCTCGCGATCCATCAGGGGCACGAGCACCTGGAGGAACGCCCAGCGCGCCGCCTTCGCCTCGCCAGACGTGCACGCCAGTTCCTGGAAGCGCTGGCGGACAATGACGGCCATGCCCCGCAGCAGGGCCGTGTCGAGCTGGGCGCGGGCTTGGTCCCTCAACGCGAGGTTGGTCGCTGGAACGGCCCGGTCCAGGTCCCTCCAGCAGCGCACCGCCAGGGTCGCGTCATACGCGCGCGCATGTGTCTCGGGGGCCAGGTCGCTCACGT includes:
- a CDS encoding epoxide hydrolase family protein; amino-acid sequence: MPPRPYRIEVAPEVLTDLHRRLDATRYAEPLPGASWAHGADVTYVRELCAHWRHKYDWRVHEAALNRWPQFLCEVDGVDLHFWHVRGTGPSPLPLLLTHGWPGSLLEFHHLIGPLTDPAAHGGDAADAFDVVIPALPGYGFGGKPREPGWNATRVAAAFDQLMTRELGYGRYGAQGGDWGAIVTMELGRNHGAHLAGIHLNMPLAGPPPGQERSAEAQAYGQRMAAHQANEAGYSHVQGTKPQSLAIAQADSPAGLAAWIVEKFRTWSDCDGDVERRFTKDWLLTNLMFYWAPNSIASAANLYYETFGAGLPGLTEPVRVPTAAALFPKEILQAPRSWLEHRYDLRRYTEMPRGGHFAAVEEPQLFLDDVRAFFRALR
- a CDS encoding adenosine deaminase, whose amino-acid sequence is MNTKNLGLAVLAALGLNACNGDVKPTPPAPAPEPVREDAVRDHLESLRGNASAMLNFFYEMPKGADLHSHTSGAITTEKLIQWGAEDGACVNTTTYVASNPCAAGTTPLSRAWEDAAFHDAVLGAWSMENFQGPLLDAHQHFFDAFGKYGAVQLDSRNDDSYADIVSRAGHQNQVYVELMQGFGASTGGRLAEGLFRPGDAWDKATLLAKREQLIALPDFQASLTRQADSIAATIKGMRELLKCDTAQADPGCDVELRLLSSANRTAERANVFGQWVHAYELAQRVPQVVGVNLVSPEENEKSLAYYEDEMFALGTLDDFNDQTAGRKTVHISLHAGELIPAVLKSQDQQHLRFHIRQAVEKAHAERIGHGVDVLGETAGDGAQDLLNDMHELGVLVEICLTSNRVLLGAAGDKHPLASYLNNKVPVALATDDSGILRGDITQEYLAAFTDQKLDYTVLKHMARASLQHAFVEGDSLWAQRDDFTKPVGACAQDTLGQEATSAGCQAFLSAHKRAALQWKLETQLVTFESQFVK
- a CDS encoding ELWxxDGT repeat protein, translating into MLSWSTTLALLMLSTSGAAGSDTPEPRVGGKWLPCGRTAALRGDLLPGLAGSHPRELVDGLRGRMFFTADDGEHGRELWASSGPGGVGTHLVKDILPGAESSGARELVQMGGTTYFVANDGEHGAELWKSDGTDVGTVLVKDVWPGQAGAGPQELLVVNGVLYFTADDGVNGRELWRSDGTEAGTALLHELVPGPGDAGLHQLTSWSRQLVFVSNDAQGRPTLWKSTGLINGLTPLFSSTMETAFSTLTPVNNRLFYLHHLGRGATDLYVTDTKTWRSTALRRFTGTPPHDLTAMGGGLYFGAGAGGFDTDSLGDELWKSDGTAQGTVLVADIALGPAGSSPASLVVAGERLYFSADDQARGRELWTSDGTAVGTTLVVDLRPGAEGGEPRGLVALQNHLFFSARVSGLGHQAWTSDGTAENTWPLDAVAIHLQDAEPRLFARSSWDVFFIANDGVHGHELWSLPFRPQDSCAPAPAP
- a CDS encoding CotH kinase family protein, with the translated sequence MAGLITVLAACSLPKPEGSERSEDVSPWPPSVPKGPAQPPPPPVGAACEVPAPLPSAPTLSWPVAEAWVSAEALTLQVGEASASGSAVPTRARFELWSMEGDAPLGLIWSASREAPASLTQARLAEGSFVGGKGTLSERKRYAARVRYGYAPASCEVWGGWSAWRFFRADDSSGELFDETRVLEFHLDIPPASWAAMNAEAVPPDCVPHTREDHRATLRLGERVFENVGVHVKGGCGSARTLEGKASFKVDLEWDDPSAPGCPKSRELFGRKNLTFDSNVQDPTQMNARLGYAFFRALGMPAPRVASVRMFVNGEYWGLYTHVESIDRRFLARWFEDKDGALYEGAYWCDLLPENVPGPGEDPSGFCLERKLSGEGVCGSGGEEDGYAPLRELTRRLAALPPGGFYPQVGAFLDYERFLTTWAIEGVLAHWDGYSFDTRNNYRVYRDPSTGLWTLLSGGIDQTFGHRSGRGAGLEQDPWDVAGLLAARCMEEADCRMAMATRMEEVTRAFATAGLEARARDIRSQIASDVHADPRKESSNAGFDAAVERTLRFIRERPDRMREFSSPD
- a CDS encoding kelch repeat-containing protein; protein product: MTLLNDGRVLVTGGSGDRPDMSTEIYVPVRDAWVASSAMGMARVRHTATLLENGRVLVVGGAGMAGATAELYDPVTNAWMKTGSPREGRQDHTATLLKDGRILVVGGVDSRGTSLASAEIYDPVTGSWSGVDTLAMRLARTEHTATLLADGRVLVTGNKQGVEGAESVEIFDPSTHKWSSAASMHNKRSMHAAVLLKTGHVLVSGGYHDYERILKEAELYDPATGIWRAAGEMKLPRYEHSLTLLLNGEVLAIAGIGSPEAQTSSEIFSP